A window from Felis catus isolate Fca126 chromosome B1, F.catus_Fca126_mat1.0, whole genome shotgun sequence encodes these proteins:
- the SLC39A14 gene encoding metal cation symporter ZIP14 isoform X1: protein MKLLHPAFPDCFLLILLSLWSAAVPEAHAMSTGTPAISAASFLQDLLHRYGEGNSLTLQELKALLNHLDVGVGRDNVTQPLQGQRNLSTCFSSGDLFAAHNFSNQSRIGRREFQEFCPTILQQLDSRACSSENQENEEDEQTEEGKPSAIEVWGYGLLCVTVISLCSLMGASVVPFMKKTFYKRLLLYFIALAIGTLYSNALFQLIPEAFGFNPLEDYYVSKSAVVFGGFYLFFFTEKILKMLLKQKNEHHHGHSHYASETLPSKKDQEEGVTEKLQNGDLDHMIPQHCSSELDGKAPMMDEKVIVGSLSVQDLQASQSACYWLKGVRYSDIGTLAWMITLSDGLHNFIDGLAIGASFTVSVFQGISTSVAILCEEFPHELGDFVILLNAGMSIQQALFFNFLSACCCYVGLAFGILAGSHFSANWIFALAGGMFLYIALADMFPEMNEVCQEDERNGSILIPFVIQNLGLLTGFTIMLVLTMYSGQIQIG, encoded by the exons ATGAAGCTGCTACACCCAGCCTTCCCTGACTGCTTCCTGCTGATCCTGCTCAGCTTATGGAGTGCTGCTGTTCCTGAAGCTCATGCTATGTCCACGGGGACACCAGCCATCAGTGCAGCCTCTTTCCTACAGGACCTCCTGCATCGATATGGGGAGGGGAACAGCCTTACCCTGCAAGAGCTGAAGGCCCTGCTCAACCACCTGGATGTGGGAGTGGGCCGGGACAATGTCACCCAGCCTTTGCAGGGACAGAGGAACCTCTCGACG TGTTTTAGTTCTGGAGACCTCTTTGCTGCCCACAACTTCAGCAACCAGTCACGGATTGGAAGGAGAGAGTTCCAGGAGTTCTGCCCTACCATCCTCCAGCAGCTGGATTCCCGAGCCTGCTCCTCTGAGAACCAGGAGAACGAGGAGGATGAGCAGACAGAAGAGGGGAAGCCAAGCGCAATTGAAG TGTGGGGATACGGTCTCCTCTGTGTGACCGtcatctccctctgctccctcatGGGGGCCAGCGTGGTGCCCTTCATGAAGAAGACTTTTTACAAGAGGCTGCTGCTCTACTTCATAGCTCTGGCGATTGGAACCCTCTACTCCAACGCCCTCTTCCAGCTCATCCCCGAG GCTTTTGGTTTCAACCCTCTGGAAGATTATTATGTCTCCAAGTCTGCGGTGGTGTTTGGGggcttttatcttttctttttcacagagaAGATCTTGAAGATGCTTCTTAAACAGAAAAATGAG CATCATCATGGACATAGCCATTATGCCTCTGAGACGCTTCCTTCCAAGAAGGACCAGGAGGAGGGGGTGACCGAGAAGCTGCAGAACGGGGATCTGGACCATATGATTCCTCAGCACTGCAGCAGTGAGCTGGATGGGAAGGCCCCCATGATGGACGAGAAGGTCATCGTGGGCTCACTCTCTGTCCAG GACCTGCAGGCTTCCCAGAGTGCCTGTTACTGGCTGAAAGGTGTCCGCTACTCTGATATTGGCACTCTGGCCTGGATGATCACCCTGAGTGACGGCCTCCACAATTTCATCGATGGCCTGGCTATTGGTGCCTCCTTCACCGTGTCTGTTTTCCAAGGCATCAGTACCTCGGTAGCCATCCTGTGCGAGGAGTTCCCACATGAGCTAG GTGACTTTGTCATCCTGCTGAATGCTGGGATGAGTATCCAGCAGGCTCTCTTCTTCAACTTCCTTTCTGCCTGCTGCTGTTACGTGGGTCTGGCCTTTGGCATCCTGGCTGGCAGCCACTTCTCTGCCAACTGGATCTTTGCACTGGCTGGAGGAATGTTTTTGTATATTGCTCTGGCTGATATG tTCCCTGAGATGAATGAGGTCTGCCAGGAGGATGAAAGAAATGGCAGCATCTTGATCCCCTTTGTCATCCAGAACCTGGGCCTCCTGACTGGTTTCACCATCATGCTGGTCCTCACTATGTATTCAGGGCAGATCCAGATTGGGTAG
- the SLC39A14 gene encoding metal cation symporter ZIP14 isoform X2 → MKLLHPAFPDCFLLILLSLWSAAVPEAHAMSTGTPAISAASFLQDLLHRYGEGNSLTLQELKALLNHLDVGVGRDNVTQPLQGQRNLSTCFSSGDLFAAHNFSNQSRIGRREFQEFCPTILQQLDSRACSSENQENEEDEQTEEGKPSAIEVWGFGFLSVSLINLASLLGVLVLPCTEKAFFSRVLTYFIALSIGTLLSNALFQLIPEAFGFNPLEDYYVSKSAVVFGGFYLFFFTEKILKMLLKQKNEHHHGHSHYASETLPSKKDQEEGVTEKLQNGDLDHMIPQHCSSELDGKAPMMDEKVIVGSLSVQDLQASQSACYWLKGVRYSDIGTLAWMITLSDGLHNFIDGLAIGASFTVSVFQGISTSVAILCEEFPHELGDFVILLNAGMSIQQALFFNFLSACCCYVGLAFGILAGSHFSANWIFALAGGMFLYIALADMFPEMNEVCQEDERNGSILIPFVIQNLGLLTGFTIMLVLTMYSGQIQIG, encoded by the exons ATGAAGCTGCTACACCCAGCCTTCCCTGACTGCTTCCTGCTGATCCTGCTCAGCTTATGGAGTGCTGCTGTTCCTGAAGCTCATGCTATGTCCACGGGGACACCAGCCATCAGTGCAGCCTCTTTCCTACAGGACCTCCTGCATCGATATGGGGAGGGGAACAGCCTTACCCTGCAAGAGCTGAAGGCCCTGCTCAACCACCTGGATGTGGGAGTGGGCCGGGACAATGTCACCCAGCCTTTGCAGGGACAGAGGAACCTCTCGACG TGTTTTAGTTCTGGAGACCTCTTTGCTGCCCACAACTTCAGCAACCAGTCACGGATTGGAAGGAGAGAGTTCCAGGAGTTCTGCCCTACCATCCTCCAGCAGCTGGATTCCCGAGCCTGCTCCTCTGAGAACCAGGAGAACGAGGAGGATGAGCAGACAGAAGAGGGGAAGCCAAGCGCAATTGAAG TGTGGGGCTTTGGCTTCCTCAGTGTTTCACTGATTAACCTGGCCTCTCTGCTGGGAGTCCTCGTCCTGCCGTGCACGGAGAAAGCATTTTTCAGCCGTGTGCTCACTTACTTCATCGCCCTGTCCATTGGAACGCTGCTCTCTAACGCGCTCTTCCAGCTCATCCCAGAG GCTTTTGGTTTCAACCCTCTGGAAGATTATTATGTCTCCAAGTCTGCGGTGGTGTTTGGGggcttttatcttttctttttcacagagaAGATCTTGAAGATGCTTCTTAAACAGAAAAATGAG CATCATCATGGACATAGCCATTATGCCTCTGAGACGCTTCCTTCCAAGAAGGACCAGGAGGAGGGGGTGACCGAGAAGCTGCAGAACGGGGATCTGGACCATATGATTCCTCAGCACTGCAGCAGTGAGCTGGATGGGAAGGCCCCCATGATGGACGAGAAGGTCATCGTGGGCTCACTCTCTGTCCAG GACCTGCAGGCTTCCCAGAGTGCCTGTTACTGGCTGAAAGGTGTCCGCTACTCTGATATTGGCACTCTGGCCTGGATGATCACCCTGAGTGACGGCCTCCACAATTTCATCGATGGCCTGGCTATTGGTGCCTCCTTCACCGTGTCTGTTTTCCAAGGCATCAGTACCTCGGTAGCCATCCTGTGCGAGGAGTTCCCACATGAGCTAG GTGACTTTGTCATCCTGCTGAATGCTGGGATGAGTATCCAGCAGGCTCTCTTCTTCAACTTCCTTTCTGCCTGCTGCTGTTACGTGGGTCTGGCCTTTGGCATCCTGGCTGGCAGCCACTTCTCTGCCAACTGGATCTTTGCACTGGCTGGAGGAATGTTTTTGTATATTGCTCTGGCTGATATG tTCCCTGAGATGAATGAGGTCTGCCAGGAGGATGAAAGAAATGGCAGCATCTTGATCCCCTTTGTCATCCAGAACCTGGGCCTCCTGACTGGTTTCACCATCATGCTGGTCCTCACTATGTATTCAGGGCAGATCCAGATTGGGTAG